The sequence TGGAGCAGCGAGCAGTCGATGCGCAACTTCGAGGTGGTGAGCCAGCTCATCAACACGGCCGATCCCGAGAGCAGCCGGCTGCTCTTGAAGCCCCTGTCACCCGATGCGGGCGGACTGACTCACACCGGGGGGACCTACTGGACCTCCGCTGACGACCCACAGTACGTTGCGCTGCTCGATTGGATTCGAAGCATGGCGGATGACGCCTTCGTCCCGCCGCCGGAGCCCGAGATCGACTTCGAGTTCTTCCGCGCGTGCGTTCAGCCCGTCTTCGCGAATCCGCGCGAAGGGCAGCTCCGCTGCAGCAACTGCCATTCCACGGGGCTCATCGGCTTCGCGCCGGCTCCCGGACGTGGCGACGAGTGGAGCGACGAAGAGGCCCAGCGCGCCTATCAGCTGATCACCCGCGTGATCACGCCGGGCAACCCGGAGCAGAGTCGGCTTCTGCTGAAGCCCCTTCATCCCGACGGCGGCGGCGCTTACACGCACAACGGTCCGCGACGCTGGCAGAGTCGGGACGACCCGGAGTGGCAGATGCTGGCCGGGTGGGTTCGCGGGGAGCGAACCGGATCCAGCTGTTCCTAGAGCTGATAGCGGGGCCACCGACGCGCGTCGGTGGCCCCGCCGGTTTCGGCGCCGGAGGAGATTGGTGTCAAGTCCTCCGGCCCCCCTTCCGATGAAGCGCTATCCGCCCAGTGGCAGGATGAACTGCCAGCCCTCGTCGATGCGCTGCTGCAGCCGGACCGCGCCGTCCCCGCAGCCGCAGATCACGCGATCCTGGGCCTGACAAGCCGCGAGGACCTTGTCGTACATGGCGTCGACTTCCGGATGGTTCTCCGGCCCGGGCGCCGGTCCGAGACCGAGGTCGATGCTCATGTCGCCCGGAACGACCATGATCGCGCTGACCGGCGCGGCCAGGATGGCGTCGATGTTCGCGACCGCCTCGGCCGATTCGACCATGGCCACCACGAAGAGCTCGCCGTCCGGGTCGAGCGGCCACACGTCGGCCCGGGCGTGGTACTCGGCGGTGTCCACGCCCCACAGGCGGGTCGCCCGGCCGGGACCCCAGCCCCGCTCGCCGCGCGGCTCGGGTTGCGCGTCGTCCCGCGCCGGCGGATAGCGCGCGGCCTGCACCAGGCGCACGGCCTCCTCGCCGGTATCGACGTGCGGCACGATGACGCCGAGACCGCCGAGGTCGAGGACCTGCTTGATGGCCCACTTGAAGTCCTCGTCGCCCTCCTGCGGGATGCGCACCATCGGCGTCAGCCGCATGCGCCCCTGCTCGTCGCGGTCCTGATCGGCCTCGGCGAAGGCCTCCACGATGCCCTGGGCCGAAAAAGGCGAGTGCTCCATGTCGACGAAGCGCCAGTCCTGGTTGGCGATGGCTGGCCTGCCTTCCTCGATCGCCTCGATGACCTTGTTCAGGCGGGTCCGCTCCTGCGCCTGGGCGTCGTTCGGTGCGAAACCGCCGGCAACGGCCAGGGCGGCGGCGACCCCCCCGGCGATCCAGCGCGCCCGCCGCAAGGCGGTGCCACGTGCTGCGTACGTCGTGCTCATCGAAACCTCCTCATCCGCGTGTGTCCGACTCCTGGGGATTCGCTCCACAGGGTTTCGCCGCAGCGAAACGCCCTAACGCGACCAGCAGGGTCGCGCCGCGACCGCGAGGTCGCGCGCGTGCCCTACTGTAGCCCGGAAACCGTTGCCCTGGGACTCGGCCGCCCGCCCGCCCGGTCCTTTCCGGGAGTCTGCACCGCCCTGCGGCGCGGACTTCCGGCAGGCCGCG comes from Acidobacteriota bacterium and encodes:
- a CDS encoding aldolase is translated as MSTTYAARGTALRRARWIAGGVAAALAVAGGFAPNDAQAQERTRLNKVIEAIEEGRPAIANQDWRFVDMEHSPFSAQGIVEAFAEADQDRDEQGRMRLTPMVRIPQEGDEDFKWAIKQVLDLGGLGVIVPHVDTGEEAVRLVQAARYPPARDDAQPEPRGERGWGPGRATRLWGVDTAEYHARADVWPLDPDGELFVVAMVESAEAVANIDAILAAPVSAIMVVPGDMSIDLGLGPAPGPENHPEVDAMYDKVLAACQAQDRVICGCGDGAVRLQQRIDEGWQFILPLGG